The Mesomycoplasma ovipneumoniae genome window below encodes:
- the lepB gene encoding signal peptidase I, whose translation MEKNNFVTEKPKKKFFNKKTFLFGLLTLAFSIAVTVFVLFTFIFRLVDVEGNSMFPTLQHGQKIFINRVKSPKRNDIVAFNYKEIVLIKRILGLPGDKITVKDNEIYINDKKVAEFIKSATFLFDGIVPENKFFAVGDNLENSSDSRDFGFFDLNDVIGIL comes from the coding sequence ATGGAAAAAAATAATTTTGTAACTGAAAAACCAAAGAAAAAATTTTTTAATAAAAAAACGTTTTTATTTGGTTTGTTGACTTTAGCGTTTTCAATTGCCGTAACAGTTTTTGTTCTTTTTACCTTTATTTTTAGGTTAGTTGATGTTGAAGGTAACTCGATGTTCCCAACTCTTCAACACGGGCAAAAAATTTTTATTAATAGGGTAAAATCACCAAAAAGAAACGATATTGTCGCCTTTAATTACAAAGAAATAGTTTTAATTAAAAGGATTTTGGGACTGCCAGGCGATAAAATAACTGTTAAAGATAATGAAATTTACATAAATGATAAAAAAGTTGCAGAATTTATCAAAAGCGCGACTTTTTTATTCGATGGAATAGTGCCTGAAAATAAATTTTTTGCTGTTGGTGATAATTTGGAAAACAGTAGCGACAGCAGGGATTTTGGATTTTTTGATCTAAATGATGTCATTGGAATTTTATAG